Proteins from a genomic interval of Arvicola amphibius chromosome 14, mArvAmp1.2, whole genome shotgun sequence:
- the Cgn gene encoding cingulin has product MMADPRGPVDHGVQIRFITEPEGATEMGTLRRSARRPAKDARASTYGVAVRVQGIAGQPFVVLNSGEKGSDSFGVQIKGSNNRGSPGALSSDSELPENPYSQVKGFPAPSQSSTSDEEPRDHWTGRLLRSQSQASLTGLASVGPNNRSASLLELTPPKKPPVNTIDTAPLSSVDSLINKFDSQTGGQVRGRTGRRTRTLPHEQRKRSQSLDSRLSRDTREDRDRQSSDHWTPGTKYDNHVDSSKQPPQSQSPLSSFSRSRQTQDWVLQSFEEPREKAQDPTMVQFKSTPDLLRDQREAAPGSVDHVKATIYGILREGSSESEVSVRRKVSLVLEQMQPLGMVSPASTKALAGQSELTRKVEELQKKLDEEVKKRQKLEPSRVGLERQLEEKAEECTRLQELLERKKGEAQQSAKELQNMKLLLGQEEGLRHGLETQVKELQIKLKQGQSPEPAKEILVKDLLETRELLEEVLEGKQRVEDQLRMRERELTALKGALKEEVASHDQEVEHVRLQYQRDTEQLRRSMQDATQDHAAVEAERQKMSSLVRELQRELEETSEETGHWQSMFQKNKEELRATKQELLQLRMEKEEMEEELAEKMEILQRDLEQARAGARDTHQVEELKKELRRTQGELKELQAERQSQEVVGRQRDQELEKQLAVLRAEADRGRDLEQQNLQLQKTLQQLRQDCEEASKAKLASEAEAMVLGQRRATVETTLRETQEENDEFRRRILGLEQQLKEARGLAEGGEAAEARLRDKVRRLEVEKQQLEEALNAAQEEEGSLAAAKRALEVRLEEAQRGLARLGQEQQALNRALEEEGRQREALRKSKAELEEQKRLLNKTVDRLNKELEQIGDDSKLALQQLQSQMEDYKEKARREVADAQRQAKDWASEAEKNSGGLSRLQDELQRLRQALQTAQAERDTARLDKELLAQRLQGLEQEAENKKRTQDDKTRQLKSLEEKVSRLEAELDEEKNTVELLTERVNRGRDQVDQLRTELMQERSARQDLECDKISLERQNKDLKTRLASSEGFQKPSASFSQLESQYQLLQERLQAEEREKTVLQSTNRKLERRVKELTIQIDDERQHVNDQKDQLSLKVKALKRQVDEAEEEIERLDGLRKKAQRELEEQHEVNEQLQARIKSLEKEAWRKASRSAAEAALKQEGLSSDEEFDSVYDPSSIASLLTESNLQTSSC; this is encoded by the exons ATGATGGCTGATCCTCGGGGCCCTGTAGACCATGGAGTCCAAATTCGCTTTATCACAGAGCCAGAGGGTGCTACTGAGATGGGCACCCTTCGTCGCAGTGCGCGTCGTCCTGCTAAGGATGCAAGAGCCAGTACCTATGGGGTCGCTGTGCGCGTGCAGGGCATTGCCGGACAGCCTTTTGTGGTGCTTAACAGTGGAGAGAAAGGCAGCGACTCCTTCGGGGTCCAAATTAAGGGGTCCAACAACCGGGGGTCCCCAGGAGCACTGAGCTCTGATTCAGAACTCCCTGAGAACCCCTACTCTCAAGTCAAGGGGTTTCCCGCCCCTTCTCAGAGCAGCACATCTGATGAGGAGCCCAGGGACCACTGGACCGGAAGACTGCTCCGGTCCCAGTCGCAAGCCTCCCTCACAGGGCTTGCTTCGGTGGGTCCTAACAATCGGAGCGCCAGCTTGTTGGAGCTAACCCCTCCAAAGAAGCCCCCGGTTAACACCATTGACACCGCCCCCTTGTCTTCAGTGGACTCACTCATCAACAAGTTTGATAGTCAAACCGGGGGCCAGGTCCGCGGTCGCACTGGACGCCGCACGCGGACACTTCCCCACGAACAGCGCAAGCGGAGCCAGAGTCTGGACAGCCGGCTCTCACGGGATACCCGTGAGGATCGGGACCGCCAGTCCTCCGACCACTGGACCCCTGGGACAAAGTACGACAACCACGTGGACAGTTCAAAGCAGCCGCCTCAGAGCCAGAGCCCTCTCAGCAGCTTTAGCCGTTCCCGGCAGACCCAAGACTGGGTCCTTCAGAGTTTTGAGGAACCTCGGGAGAAAGCACAGGATCCCACCATGGTGCAG ttcAAATCAACTCCAGACCTTCTCCGAGACCAGCGGGAGGCAGCACCAGGCAGTGTGGACCATGTAAAAGCCACAATCTATGGCATCCTCAGGGAGGG AAGCTCAGAAAGTGAAGTCTCTGTGAGGAGGAAGGTCAGTTTGGTGTTGGAGCAGATGCAGCCTCTGGGG ATGGTTTCTCCTGCTTCTACTAAGGCCCTGGCAGGGCAGAGTGAGCTTACCCGAAAAGTGGAGGAGCTCCAGAAGAAGCTGGATGAAGAGGTGAAG AAGCGGCAGAAGCTGGAACCATCCAGGGTTGGACTAGAGAGGCAgctggaggagaaggcagaggagtgTACCCGACTGCAGGAGCTGCtggagaggaaaaagggggagGCGCAGCAGAGCGCCAAGGA GCTTCAGAACATGAAGCTCCTCCTGGGCCAGGAAGAAGGATTACGGCATGGGCTGGAGACCCAGGTGAAGGAGCTACAGATCAAGCTGAAGCAGGGCCAGAGTCCTGAGCCTGCAAAGGAGATTCTCGTAAAG GACTTGTTAGAGACCCGGGAACTTCTGGAAGAGGTCTTAGAGGGAAAACAACGAGTTGAGGACCAGCTAAGGATGAGGGAACGGGAGCTGACAGCCCTGAAGGGGGCCCTGAAGGAGGAGGTAGCCTCCCATGACCAGGAAGTGGAACACGTCCGGCTGCAATACCAGAGAGATACGGAGCAGCTTCGCCGGAGCATGCAAGATGCAACCCAG GACCATGCTGCAGTGGAAGCTGAGAGGCAGAAGATGTCTTCCCTGGTCCGGGAGCTTCAAAGAGAACTGGAGGAGACCTCAGAGGAGACAGGTCATTGGCAGAGCATGTTCCAGAAAAACAAGGAGGAGCTGAGAGCTACCAAGCAGGA ACTTCTGCAGCTGcggatggagaaggaggagatggaagaggaacTTGCGGAGAAGATGGAGATCTTACAGAGGGACTTGGAGCAGGCCCGAGCTGGTGCAAGAGATACTCACCAGGTTGAGGAGCTCAAAAAG GAGCTAAGACGCACCCAGGGGGAACTTAAAGAGCTTCAGGCAGAGCggcagagccaggaggtggtTGGGCGACAGCGGGACCAGGAGTTAGAGAAGCAGCTGGCAGTGCTGAGGGCCGAGGCTGATCGAGGCCGAGACCTGGAACAGCAGAACCTCCAGCTACAAAAGACCCTGCAGCAACTGCGGCAGGACTGTGAAGAGGCGTCCAAG GCTAAGCTGGCatcagaggcagaggccatggtgcTGGGGCAGCGCCGGGCAACAGTGGAAACTACACTTCGGGAGACCCAGGAGGAAAACGATGAGTTCCGAAGGCGCATCCTGGgtctggagcagcagctgaaggAGGCCCGAGGCCTGGCGGAGGGTGGGGAAGCGGCGGAGGCCCGACTTCGGGACAAAGTGCGTCGGCTGGAG GTAGAGAAGCAGCAGCTAGAGGAGGCTTTGAATGCtgcccaggaggaggaggggagcctgGCAGCAGCCAAGCGGGCTCTGGAAGTCCGGCTGGAGGAGGCCCAGCGGGGGCTGGCTCGCCTTGGGCAGGAACAGCAAGCACTGAACCGAGCCctagaggaagaggggaggcagCGGGAGGCTCTCCGAAAGAGcaaggcagagctggaggagcAGAAGCGTTTGTTGAACAAGACTGTGGACCGACTCAACAAAGAG CTGGAGCAGATTGGGGATGACTCCAAGCTAGCCCTGCAACAGCTCCAGTCCCAGATGGAAGATTACAAGGAAAAGGCCCGGAGGGAAGTAGCTGATGCCCAGCGCCAGGCCAAGGATTGGGCCAGTGAGGCCGAAAAGAATTCAGGGGGGCTGAGCCGGCTTCAGGATGAG CTGCAAAGGCTGCGGCAGGCCCTGCAGACAGCCCAGGCTGAGCGGGACACAGCCCGGCTGGACAAAGAGCTGCTGGCCCAGCGGCTGCAGGGGCTGGAGCAGGAGGCTGAGAACAAGAAGCGCACCCAGGATGACAAGACCCGACAACTGAAGAGCCTCGAG GAGAAAGTCTCACGGCTGGAAGCAGAGTTAGATGAAGAAAAGAACACGGTGGAACTGTTAACAGAGCGTGTGAACCGTGGCCGCGACCAG GTGGATCAGCTGAGGACGGAGCTCATGCAGGAGAGGTCTGCCCGGCAGGACTTGGAGTGTGACAAAATCTCCTTAGAGAGACAG AACAAGGACTTGAAGACCCGCTTGGCCAGCTCCGAAGGCTTCCAGAAACCCAGTGCCAGCTTCTCTCAGCTTGAGTCCCAGTATCAACTGTTACAAGAGCGGCTGCAGGCTGAGGAGAG AGAGAAGACAGTCCTGCAGTCCACCAATCGAAAACTAGAACGGAGAGTTAAAGAGCTCACTATCCAGATTGATGATGAGCGGCAGCATGTCAACGACCAGAAGGATCAG CTAAGCCTGAAGGTGAAGGCTTTGAAGCGGCAGGTGGATGAAGCCGAAGAGGAAATTGAGCGGCTGGACGGCCTGAGGAAGAAGGCACAGCGTGAGCTGGAGGAGCAGCATGAAGTCAATGAACAGCTCCAGGCCCGGATCAAATCCTTGGAAAAGGAAGCCTG gCGGAAAGCTTCCCGCTCAGCTGCTGAGGCGGCCCTCAAACAAGAGGGGCTGAGCTCCGATGAGGAATTTGACAGCGTCTACGACCCCTCATCCATTGCATCCCTGCTCACAGAGAGCAACCTGCAGACCAGCTCCTGTTAG